TGCTGCGTGCCGGACCGCCCCCGCGCGTCTCTCGAGAGAGCGGCTGCGAGGCTGACGCGATGGGGCTCGACACGGATTCGGTGACGTCGCTCTGATGGGCTCTGCTACCCCTGGGCCCGATGCGCCTGTGCTCGAGGCGCGGGGCGTCTCGTTCAGCTACCGTCAGCGTGCGGGTGCGGCTGCGCTCGAGCAGCTCACGCTCAGGGTCGATCGGGGCGAGATGGTTGCGCTTCTCGGGCCCAACGGCAGCGGCAAGTCGACCCTGTTGCGTGTGCTCAGCGGCGTCGCGCGTCCCTCGAGCGGGCAGGCGCTGCTCCAGGGCGTCGATTGCGCGGCGCTTCCCGCGGTCGAGAGAGCCAGGCGGCTGGCGTTTGTTCCCCAGCGCGTTCAGGTCGAGCTCCCGTTCACCGCGCGCGAGGTTGTGATGATGGGACGCGCACCGCATCAGGGGCGCCTCGGCATCGAGCGCGCTCGTGACGCGGAGGTGGTGCTCGACGCCATGCGCGCCATGCGCGTCGAGCGCCTCGGTGACCGTCGTCTCGGCGAGCTCTCCGGGGGGGAAGCCCAGCGCGTGATGCTGGCCCAGGCGCTGGCGCAGGAGCCGGAGGTGCTGCTCCTCGATGAGCCCACGTCGCATCTCGACATCGGCTTCCAGGTCGAGATCATGGAGCTTCTCTTCGCGCTCCATCGCGATCGCACGCTCACCGTGCTCGTGTCGATGCATGATCTCAATCTCGCCGGGCTCTTCTTCCGGCGTCTCGTTGTGATGCGGGCGGGGCGCGTGATGGCCGATGGCGCGCCCGCCGAGGTGCTCACCGCCGCTCTCTTGAGAGAGGTCTACGGAGCAGACATCCACGTCGGGCATCATCCTGACGTGGAGGCGCCGCTGCTTGCGGTGCGACGGCGCGAAAGCGCCTCGCTGCAAAAGGAGGACGCCCCTCGCGGCGGCACGAATCCTTGA
This is a stretch of genomic DNA from Pseudomonadota bacterium. It encodes these proteins:
- a CDS encoding ABC transporter ATP-binding protein → MGSATPGPDAPVLEARGVSFSYRQRAGAAALEQLTLRVDRGEMVALLGPNGSGKSTLLRVLSGVARPSSGQALLQGVDCAALPAVERARRLAFVPQRVQVELPFTAREVVMMGRAPHQGRLGIERARDAEVVLDAMRAMRVERLGDRRLGELSGGEAQRVMLAQALAQEPEVLLLDEPTSHLDIGFQVEIMELLFALHRDRTLTVLVSMHDLNLAGLFFRRLVVMRAGRVMADGAPAEVLTAALLREVYGADIHVGHHPDVEAPLLAVRRRESASLQKEDAPRGGTNP